In Corylus avellana chromosome ca8, CavTom2PMs-1.0, the genomic stretch CTATTAAATGTCCctaaaaatattctttttgaagagaacataatttttttttttaagcgcCTCACCACTGAGATTGGTATAATAGTGACATGAAGTACGCAGCCAAACCACGGTACACTTGAACTTTTGACAAGTACTCCTTTATTTACTcaatcaacaaaaaataaagcaattttttttttttttttttcaggtaaGTTTAATGGTGAAAGTTTTTGCAGAAAATGtggtttaatttaaatatattccTCAAGTCAGGTTTAAAGAGCGTACAAGTACCTCACTCTTGACCCAAAAGTGAAGGGGAAAAGGACAAAATTCACCAAGCAAATGACATGCCCTTGAACTATCCTCCATTtattgaatattattattaaacaaaagattaaatGTGAATCAATTTATCGGGTATATGCAAATCAGGGCATGGCAGGTTTAAAAAAGCTCAAGTCCTTTTGAGTCAAAAAATAGAACAGTACACAGCTTAAACAAAGACGCCAATGAAAGATACAATGCTAACAGAAGTCATCATCTTAAACTAACGTGCTTCATGGATAAACTTgccaatagaaaaaaaaaaaaaaaaaaaatcataatccaAGTGATTAGCAGGCAAAACTATGGCTTCTACAGTGACTCCAGTACATGGTCGAATGAGTAGCAACAAAAAGGTTATGACTATTATGTAATAAAGTCACCAAAGGTTATCCTCAAAGAAGAATAAGagaaactctataaatagattGTCAGATTGTCAAAAGAAATACAGGAAACCATGAATCATCAAAGTTTTGACTCTTCTCCTATGAAAGCACAAAGCCAGAAGTCAAGGCTTACAAAGTAAATaaactgttttgtttttttttttgggtaatcaATTGTTATTCTAGCTAAAccaatttgaactttaaaattccaaacGTGACAAAGAAATCACTCAAGTTGCATGCACATATCCTCCAGAAATTACAATATCTTGAACAACCTAGGCGAGAGGAGTTGAGTagagtatattatatataatgatCAGCCTAAGCAGCTAACAAAACAATAAGCACAATGTACTGTCATACCTGCTCAATGTTATATCCAGGGCTTGGATCATTGGAGAGTGTTAACACTCTAGCAAATCGATCCAAGCAATTTCCAACAGCAATATCAATAGTTTCCCCAAAGATCCGGTACCGTCCTTCACTATATGCAATTACCTGAGTATTCCCACCACTAACATACAACACAACAGGATCATCTGCCCCAGTCACAATCCTTCCCATCTCAATATGTGCCACACAGTGATTAACAGCAATAATTGGCTTCTTCCAAAGCTGCGAAAGAATCCGAACAACAACAGCAGAAACTTGTAGTGGGGCTCCCATGCCAGGACCCTTGGTGTAACAGAGGCAATCAATTTCATCCGGAGTTATTTGGGCAGTCTTCAAAGCAGATTTGATAAGGGGAAGAATGTGTAGGAGATGGTGTTGGGCAGTTTCCCGGGGAAGGAATCCTTGGCCAGGAGGGGTAATGTAGGTGTGGCGTGGATTCGATAGAATGGTGCCATCTAATGTTACAACCCCAACACCAATCTTGTTGGCTGAACCCTCAAACCCTAGGGctatcatcttcttcattttttatacAAAGTAGACCTGCAGTTCAATTCCTCAACCCAAAAGGGTAAATATCTTCAACTAGCAAATTTGATTGAGAAACAAACAGAAATTTACACATGGAAAGAACTCTCATAACCAAAACATTCCATACCAACAAACGTCAAAGATCACAACAAACAGTTATTACAGCAAATTATCCAATCTTCGTCGATTAACATcaaagcagttttttttttcttttttgatgaataagcaacttcattaacaaacaaaccaaGAACACACAAGTAGAAAAACCTTGAGAGATTGATCTAATGTCCCTAAAAGTGCCTATAGCAATTCTGTCAATTGCCAAGGTTTTTCTACTTGCTCATCAAATTCTGTCAACTGCCACTTTATCCTCGCCTCTCTCAAGAGAAGTCTTGGAATgaagttcattttcttttttcttttcaagccTATTTAAGTTCTTACTATTTATATGCTTTTTATAGTTCACACTGCTTatacaataatattttgaattatacaTTAGGTAAGTGGAAAAGTTACTCATTATGGCTGCCTAAATGGACAAAGAGGGTGAAGTTGAATCTTTGTATACACATATTCCAAATGATGAAGATTTTTTGGAGCAAGATTGCCCTCAAATAGGTTTGacttttcatcttttgtttgaGTTATAATTTTGCTTTGACACACCAAGATGGCTTTTAACTTTGTATCCCTTTTTGATAGATGTggagaagaagttgaagaaccaaATGTCTTAAGGATCACTTGTTCGGATGAAGAGTTGGATGGGGATGAAAGTTCGAATGAAGAGTTGGATGGAgatgaaaaatttgaagaaacagAGATCATCGGTAGGAATgaaaaagttgaagaaccagTTGTGTCAATGACTTTTAATTCACATGAAGAAGTTATTTCATATTATAAGGCGTATGCTATGTAAGTTGGTTTTGCTGTATTAAAAAGAGTTATTAAGAAGAATGTAGATGGTAATCCATATTACATGGTCCTGACATGCATGCGTGATGGCAAAGTAAGAAACAGCAGAAGTACGGGTACAAAGACCAAATTAGCAACTAATAGAACGAAGTGTAATGCTAGGATTTGTGCGAATTTATGGGATGAGGGAACGTGGTATTTGAGTAAAGTGATGTTTGAGCATAACCATCCTgtaagcccaaaaaaaataaggtttcaTAGATTTTATAAGAATATGAATTATGCTGCGAAAAAAAGGCTTGATCTTAATGATAAGGCTGGAATACGTTtgaataagaattttaactcaTTGGTTGTTGAAATGGGGGGGTTTGAGAATGTTCCCTTTAATGAGAAAGATTGTCGGAATTTTATTAACAAGGCAAGAGAGCTTCGGCTTGGCAAAGGAGGTGGTCAGGCCCTTTGTGATT encodes the following:
- the LOC132189960 gene encoding uncharacterized protein LOC132189960, whose product is MKKMIALGFEGSANKIGVGVVTLDGTILSNPRHTYITPPGQGFLPRETAQHHLLHILPLIKSALKTAQITPDEIDCLCYTKGPGMGAPLQVSAVVVRILSQLWKKPIIAVNHCVAHIEMGRIVTGADDPVVLYVSGGNTQVIAYSEGRYRIFGETIDIAVGNCLDRFARVLTLSNDPSPGYNIEQLAKKGETFIDIPYVVKGMDVSFSGILSYIEATAVEKLKNNECTPADLCYSLQETLFAMLVEITERAMAHCDKKDILIVGGVGCNERLQEMMRIMCSERGGRLFATDDRYCVDNGAMIAYTGLLAYAHGTLTPLEESTFTQRFRTDEVHAIWREKNEPSNMNDGVSSQV